TCGTCCGTTTCGACGTGACCGCCGACGTCGACCACACCAACGCCACGACCGTCCCCGTGACCGTCAGCTACCTCGCCGACGGCGACCCATACGAGCGGACCGTCGAACTGGAGTACGACGCCCACAGCGACTCCGACGGCGACGACGGCTCGGACGTCCCGCTGTCGCTCGTCGGCGCGCTCGTCGGCTCGGCGACGCTCGGGTTCGGGGCGGCGCTCGGCTGGAGGCGACTCCGTGCCCGCGATTGAGCTGCTCGAGGTGACCCGCCGCTACGACGGCGGCGGCGAGACCGTCGTCGCGCTCGATTCGGTTTCGATCGCCGTCGAGCGCGGGTCGTTCGTCGCGGTCATGGGGCCGAGCGGCAGCGGCAAGTCGACGCTTCTGAACGTCGTCGGCCTGCTCGACTCCCCCGACGAGGGGCGGATCTACGTCGACGACGAGGACGTCACCGACGTCGCCGTCGACGAGCGTACGCGGCTCCGGAAGGGCACGATCGGGTTCGTCTTCCAGGACTTCCATCTCATTCCGACGCTGTCGGCGCTGGAGAACGTCGTCGTGCCCACCATCTTCGATCGGGAGCCGAGACGGGACCGCGCCGCCGACCTGCTCGAACGCGTCGGGCTGGGCGACCGGCTCGATCACCTCCCGGACGAACTCAGCGGCGGCCAAAAACAGCGCGTCGCTATCGCTCGCTCGCTCGTCAACGATCCCTCCATCGTGCTGGCCGACGAGCCGACCGGCAACCTGGATCGCGACACCGGCGAGCGGATCCTCTCGGAGCTGACTGCCGTCACCGACGCGGGCGTCAGCGTCGTCGCCGTCACCCACGACCCCGCCGTCGCCGAGTACGCCGACCGCA
The genomic region above belongs to Natronomonas moolapensis 8.8.11 and contains:
- a CDS encoding ABC transporter ATP-binding protein — its product is MPAIELLEVTRRYDGGGETVVALDSVSIAVERGSFVAVMGPSGSGKSTLLNVVGLLDSPDEGRIYVDDEDVTDVAVDERTRLRKGTIGFVFQDFHLIPTLSALENVVVPTIFDREPRRDRAADLLERVGLGDRLDHLPDELSGGQKQRVAIARSLVNDPSIVLADEPTGNLDRDTGERILSELTAVTDAGVSVVAVTHDPAVAEYADRTIELRDGVVVR